One segment of Ricinus communis isolate WT05 ecotype wild-type chromosome 8, ASM1957865v1, whole genome shotgun sequence DNA contains the following:
- the LOC8272159 gene encoding phytochrome-interacting ankyrin-repeat protein 2, which yields MMLEEASDSVALVLGRSLSKRLSFRSRVDRDDRGWTLLHIGARKGDLKEVKRLLDRGMDVNVPAWGPKSKGATPLHLAAEGGHLEVMDELLERGADIDARTWGACGWTPLHSAAKGRKKAAVKFLIENGAFLPDDINDIRFNPPLHYCPGLEWAYEEMKRQQRENWSAGESSYSSDG from the exons ATGATGCTTGAAGAAGCATCGGATTCGGTTGCTTTAGTATTGGGACGTAGTTTGTCAAAACGACTGAGTTTTCGGTCAAGAGTTGATAGAGATGATAGAGGATGGACTTTGCTTCATATTGGTGCTAGAAAAGGCGATCTCAAAGAG GTGAAGCGGTTACTTGATCGAGGAATGGATGTTAATGTTCCTGCATGGGGTCCCAAATCTAAAGGGGCGACCCCTCTCCACCTTGCTGCTGAGGGAGGTCACCTTGAGGTTATGGATGAATTGCTCGAGCGTGGTGCTGATATTGATGCTAGGACTTGGGGCGCTTGTGGTT GGACACCGCTTCATAGTGCAGCAAAAGGAAGGAAGAAAGCAGCAGTCAAATTCCTTATTGAGAATGGGGCATTCTTGCCAGATGACATAAACGATATCAGATTTAATCCACCTCTCCATTACTGTCCTGGTCTTGAATGGGCATATGAGGAGATGAAGCGTCAACAGAGAGAGAACTGGTCAGCAGGCGAATCATCCTACAGCTCTGATGGCTAG